A genomic region of Barnesiella viscericola DSM 18177 contains the following coding sequences:
- the gltB gene encoding glutamate synthase large subunit, with protein sequence MKETTFVSDKILREKAAQRGSAGLYDPANEHDACGVGMIVNIHGNKSHELVDSALKVLENMKHRGAEGADNKTGDGAGILLQIPHEFILLQGIPVPEKGKYGTGLVFLPKSLKEQSAILDIMAEEIEREKLSLMHVRSVPVNSSILGKSAAETEPDIKQIFITGEADDLERKLYIIRKKIERRVSHKDFYFVSLSSKTIIYKGMLSSVQLREYFCDLTQPYFTSGLAIVHSRFSTNTFPTWGLAQPFRLLAHNGEINTIRGNRAWMEARESVLSTPLLGSVKDIRPILQPDMSDSASLDNVLEFFVQSGLSLPHAMAMLVPESFNDKNPISEDLKAFYEYHSILMEPWDGPAALLFSDGRYAGGMLDRNGLRPARYLITRNDMMVVASEAGVIGFDPETIREKGRLQPGKILLVDTQEGRIYYDEELKKQLASARPYRQWLADNRIELDTLKSGRKVENTVADYDRKLRAFGFTREDVERTITPMCTTGSEPTASMGNDTPLAVLSERPQSLFNYFRQQFAQVTNPPIDPIREELVMSLIEYIGAVGNNILLPDESHCKMVRLPHPILNNTQLDILCNIRYKGFKTVKLPMLFEAGRGKEGLEEALVALCRKAEESVDEGVNYIVLSDRDIDAGHAAIPALLAVSAVHHHLISVQKRVQTALVVESGEIREVMHAALLLGYGASAINPYMVFAVLADLVKRGDVQMNYETAEKNYIKAVCKGLYKIMSKMGISTIRSYRGAKIFEAVGLSEELLNRWFGTRCSSVGGIRLDEIAHDYEAFHDAGYLPDEIDSPLPYIGQFSYRKDGEKHAWNPETISLLQLATRLGSYEKYKQFAEKVDHKDSPIFLRDFFCFKRNPIPIDQVEPVESIVKHFVTGAISFGAISKEAHEALALAMNKLGTRSNTGEGGEDSTRFHETYDGISLCSKTKQVASGRFGVTAEYLVNAEEIQIKVAQGAKPGEGGQLPGFKVDEVIARTRHSIPGISLISPPPHHDIYSIEDLAQLIFDLKNVNPRAQISVKLVAESGVGTIAAGVAKAKADLIVISGAEGGTGASPASSMRYAGIPPEIGLSDTQQTLVLNGLRGKVRLQTDGQLKTGRDIISMALLGAEEFAFGTAALIVLGCVMMRKCHANTCPVGVATQDPKLRERFRGHYQYVVNYFQFLAQEVREYLAEMGFTRLNDIVGRTDLIEIAPAEPDSKASLLDFHRILHRVDNGTALHRVMPQQHDIDGVLDVTMLAAAREAIENRLEVSLEYTIGNTDRSIGAMLSGAVAARYGEAGLPDDTIQVKFKGSAGQSFGAFLTHGINFRLEGEANDYLGKGLSGGRIAVHPPVRSTFAAEDNTIAGNTLLYGATSGEVYINGRVGERFAVRNSGAIAVVEGVGDHCCEYMTGGRVVVLGETGRNFAAGMSGGVAYVWDKNRKFDYFCNMDMVELSLVEDAAARKELHELIRQHYFYTSSSLARTMLDNWNRYVEEFIQVTPIEFKKVLAEEQMRKLQEKIAEVQRDY encoded by the coding sequence ATGAAGGAAACCACATTTGTCAGCGATAAAATATTGAGAGAGAAAGCCGCACAGAGGGGTTCGGCGGGTTTGTACGACCCGGCCAATGAACATGATGCGTGCGGAGTAGGTATGATTGTCAACATTCACGGCAACAAGTCGCACGAGTTGGTCGATTCGGCCTTGAAGGTGCTTGAAAACATGAAGCACCGTGGAGCCGAGGGGGCCGACAACAAGACGGGCGACGGTGCCGGTATCTTGTTGCAGATACCACATGAGTTTATTCTACTGCAAGGGATTCCCGTCCCCGAGAAGGGAAAATACGGTACGGGGTTGGTGTTCCTGCCCAAGAGCCTGAAAGAGCAGAGTGCGATACTCGACATCATGGCCGAGGAGATTGAGCGCGAGAAGCTCTCGCTCATGCATGTGCGTTCGGTACCGGTCAACTCGTCGATCTTGGGTAAAAGTGCAGCCGAGACCGAGCCCGATATCAAGCAGATTTTTATTACCGGCGAGGCCGACGACCTGGAACGTAAACTTTATATTATTCGCAAGAAAATCGAGCGGCGGGTCAGCCACAAGGATTTTTACTTCGTTTCGCTTTCGAGCAAGACCATTATTTACAAAGGTATGCTCTCGTCGGTGCAGTTGCGCGAGTACTTCTGCGATCTGACGCAGCCCTATTTCACCAGCGGGTTGGCCATCGTGCACTCCCGGTTCAGCACCAACACCTTCCCCACGTGGGGGTTGGCGCAGCCCTTCCGCCTGTTGGCACACAATGGCGAAATCAATACGATACGGGGCAACCGGGCTTGGATGGAGGCTCGCGAGAGTGTGCTCTCCACACCGTTGCTGGGATCGGTCAAGGATATACGACCCATCTTGCAGCCCGACATGAGCGACAGTGCCTCGCTCGACAATGTGCTCGAATTTTTCGTACAGTCGGGATTGAGCCTGCCGCACGCCATGGCCATGCTCGTGCCCGAGTCGTTCAATGATAAGAACCCCATCAGTGAAGATTTGAAAGCCTTTTATGAGTATCACTCGATTTTGATGGAGCCGTGGGACGGTCCTGCCGCCCTGCTTTTCAGCGACGGCCGTTACGCCGGCGGAATGCTCGACCGCAACGGGTTGCGTCCCGCCCGTTACCTCATTACCCGCAACGACATGATGGTGGTGGCCAGCGAGGCCGGTGTCATCGGGTTCGACCCCGAGACCATTCGCGAGAAGGGGCGCCTGCAACCGGGCAAGATTCTGCTGGTCGATACCCAGGAGGGACGCATCTACTACGACGAGGAGTTGAAGAAACAGCTGGCTTCGGCGCGGCCCTATCGTCAGTGGCTGGCCGATAACCGCATCGAACTCGACACGTTGAAGAGCGGCCGCAAGGTCGAGAACACCGTGGCCGACTATGACCGCAAGTTGCGGGCCTTCGGGTTTACCCGCGAAGATGTGGAACGCACCATTACTCCCATGTGTACGACGGGTTCGGAGCCCACGGCGTCGATGGGTAACGACACGCCGCTGGCCGTACTATCCGAGCGTCCGCAGTCGTTGTTCAACTATTTCAGACAACAGTTTGCCCAGGTGACCAACCCGCCTATCGACCCCATTCGCGAGGAGCTGGTGATGTCGCTCATCGAGTATATCGGTGCCGTGGGTAACAATATCCTGTTGCCCGACGAGAGTCACTGCAAGATGGTGCGGTTGCCGCACCCTATTCTCAACAATACCCAACTGGATATTCTGTGCAACATTCGATACAAGGGATTCAAGACGGTAAAACTGCCCATGCTCTTCGAGGCCGGGCGAGGTAAGGAAGGCCTGGAAGAGGCGCTCGTGGCTCTCTGCCGCAAGGCCGAGGAGTCGGTCGACGAGGGGGTAAACTACATCGTCCTCTCCGACCGGGATATCGATGCCGGTCACGCCGCCATACCGGCCCTGTTGGCCGTGAGTGCCGTGCACCATCACCTTATCTCGGTGCAGAAGCGCGTGCAGACGGCTCTGGTGGTCGAGAGCGGTGAAATTCGCGAGGTGATGCACGCCGCCCTGTTGCTGGGCTACGGTGCCAGCGCCATCAACCCCTATATGGTCTTTGCCGTACTTGCCGACCTGGTGAAACGGGGCGATGTGCAGATGAACTACGAGACGGCCGAGAAGAACTATATCAAGGCCGTGTGCAAGGGACTTTACAAAATCATGAGCAAGATGGGTATCAGTACCATACGTTCCTACCGCGGGGCCAAGATTTTCGAGGCCGTGGGGTTGAGCGAGGAGTTGCTGAACCGCTGGTTCGGCACCCGTTGCTCGTCGGTGGGCGGTATTCGTCTCGACGAGATAGCCCATGACTACGAGGCCTTCCACGATGCCGGTTATCTGCCCGACGAGATAGACTCGCCGTTGCCCTATATCGGACAGTTCTCCTATCGCAAAGATGGTGAGAAACATGCCTGGAATCCCGAGACCATCAGTCTGCTGCAACTGGCTACTCGCCTGGGCAGCTATGAGAAATACAAACAGTTTGCCGAAAAGGTAGACCACAAGGATAGCCCCATCTTCCTGCGCGACTTCTTCTGCTTCAAGCGCAATCCCATTCCCATCGATCAGGTAGAACCGGTCGAGTCGATTGTGAAGCATTTTGTGACGGGAGCCATCTCGTTCGGTGCCATCAGCAAGGAGGCGCACGAGGCTCTTGCCCTGGCCATGAACAAGCTGGGCACGCGCAGCAACACGGGTGAAGGGGGCGAGGATTCGACCCGCTTCCACGAGACCTACGACGGCATTTCACTGTGCAGCAAGACCAAGCAGGTGGCTTCGGGCCGCTTCGGTGTTACTGCCGAGTATCTGGTCAATGCCGAAGAGATACAGATTAAGGTGGCGCAAGGTGCCAAGCCGGGCGAGGGTGGACAACTGCCGGGCTTCAAGGTCGACGAGGTGATTGCCCGTACCCGTCATTCGATTCCGGGCATTTCGCTCATTTCTCCTCCGCCGCATCACGATATTTACTCCATCGAAGATTTGGCCCAACTCATCTTCGACTTGAAGAATGTCAACCCCCGGGCTCAGATCAGTGTCAAGCTGGTAGCCGAGAGCGGTGTGGGGACCATTGCCGCCGGTGTGGCCAAGGCCAAGGCCGACCTGATTGTCATCTCGGGAGCCGAGGGTGGCACGGGAGCTTCGCCGGCATCGTCGATGCGTTATGCCGGTATCCCGCCCGAAATCGGGTTGAGCGATACGCAGCAGACACTGGTGCTGAACGGCCTTCGCGGGAAGGTGCGTTTGCAGACCGACGGTCAGTTAAAGACCGGGCGCGACATCATCAGCATGGCGTTGCTCGGAGCCGAGGAGTTTGCCTTCGGTACCGCCGCCCTTATTGTGTTGGGCTGCGTGATGATGCGCAAGTGTCATGCCAACACCTGTCCGGTGGGCGTGGCTACGCAGGACCCCAAGTTGCGCGAGCGGTTCAGAGGTCACTACCAGTATGTGGTGAACTACTTCCAGTTCCTGGCCCAGGAGGTGCGCGAATACCTGGCCGAGATGGGATTCACCCGTTTGAACGACATTGTGGGACGCACCGACCTGATTGAGATTGCTCCCGCCGAGCCCGACTCCAAAGCCTCGCTGCTCGACTTCCATCGCATCTTGCACCGCGTCGACAACGGTACGGCCCTGCACCGGGTCATGCCTCAACAGCACGATATTGACGGGGTACTCGACGTGACGATGCTCGCGGCTGCCCGCGAGGCCATCGAGAACCGTCTGGAGGTATCTCTTGAATATACGATTGGCAATACCGACCGTTCGATAGGAGCCATGCTCTCGGGGGCCGTGGCCGCCCGATACGGCGAGGCCGGATTGCCCGACGATACGATTCAAGTCAAGTTCAAGGGGTCGGCCGGACAGAGCTTCGGTGCCTTCCTGACCCACGGTATCAACTTCCGCCTCGAAGGCGAAGCCAACGACTACCTGGGCAAGGGGTTGAGCGGCGGTCGCATAGCGGTACACCCGCCGGTGCGCAGCACCTTTGCCGCCGAGGATAACACGATTGCGGGCAACACGCTGCTCTACGGAGCCACCTCGGGCGAGGTCTACATCAACGGCCGGGTGGGCGAGCGGTTTGCCGTGCGCAACTCGGGAGCCATTGCCGTAGTCGAAGGGGTGGGCGACCACTGCTGCGAGTACATGACCGGTGGTCGTGTGGTTGTACTGGGCGAGACGGGTCGCAACTTTGCCGCCGGTATGAGCGGTGGTGTGGCCTATGTGTGGGACAAGAACCGCAAGTTCGACTACTTCTGCAACATGGATATGGTCGAGCTTTCGCTGGTCGAAGATGCGGCTGCTCGTAAAGAACTGCACGAACTGATTCGTCAGCACTACTTCTACACCAGTTCGTCGTTGGCCCGCACGATGCTCGACAACTGGAACCGTTACGTCGAAGAGTTCATTCAGGTAACGCCCATCGAGTTCAAGAAGGTGTTGGCCGAAGAGCAGATGCGCAAGCTCCAGGAGAAGATTGCCGAAGTTCAGAGAGATTATTAA
- a CDS encoding glutamate synthase subunit beta, whose protein sequence is MGNPKAFLTIPRQEAGYRPVHDRISDYGEVEQTLNTSERKLQASRCMDCGVPFCHWACPLGNRPPEFQDALFRGRWAEAYQLLTETNDFPEFTGRICPALCEKSCVLNLSMEAPVTIRENEAAIIEAAFREGLVKPRHYKRNGKRVAVIGSGPAGLSVANRLNRLGYAVTVFEKLEYVGGLLRFGIPNFKLHKPIIDRRVRVMEEEGITFEVNHAVDLDQLPEGFDAYCLCTGTPQARDLNIPGRDLAGIHFAMEMLAQQNRVLAGQTFPDEERITARGKHVLVIGGGDTGSDCIGTSNRQGALSVTQIEIMPKPPVGHNPATPWPQWPIVLKTSSSHEEGCERRWSLSSTRFIGENGRVCGVEVEEVEWLPAPDGGRPQMRPTGRKEILKADLVLLAMGFLRPQLPALPENVFVAGDVATGASLVVKCIASGHRAAEEIDRYCTTGER, encoded by the coding sequence ATGGGAAACCCGAAAGCATTCTTAACCATACCCCGGCAGGAGGCCGGATACCGCCCCGTACACGACCGTATTTCCGACTACGGCGAGGTGGAGCAGACCCTCAATACCAGCGAGCGCAAGTTACAGGCTTCGCGCTGCATGGATTGCGGAGTGCCCTTCTGCCACTGGGCCTGTCCGCTGGGCAACCGCCCGCCCGAATTTCAGGACGCCCTCTTCCGGGGCCGGTGGGCTGAAGCCTACCAGCTGTTGACCGAGACCAACGACTTCCCCGAGTTTACGGGGCGCATCTGTCCGGCACTGTGCGAGAAGAGCTGTGTGCTCAACCTGAGTATGGAGGCGCCCGTCACCATTCGGGAAAACGAGGCCGCCATCATCGAGGCCGCCTTTCGCGAGGGACTTGTCAAGCCTCGTCACTATAAACGCAACGGCAAGCGCGTGGCCGTGATCGGGTCGGGACCGGCCGGACTTTCGGTGGCCAACCGGCTCAACCGGCTGGGCTATGCCGTCACGGTATTTGAAAAATTGGAGTATGTGGGAGGCCTGTTGCGATTCGGTATTCCCAATTTCAAACTGCATAAACCCATCATCGACCGCCGGGTGCGGGTGATGGAGGAGGAGGGCATCACTTTTGAGGTGAACCATGCCGTCGACCTCGACCAGTTGCCCGAAGGGTTCGATGCCTACTGCCTCTGCACCGGTACCCCTCAGGCCCGCGACCTTAATATTCCGGGACGCGACTTGGCCGGAATCCATTTTGCCATGGAGATGCTGGCCCAGCAAAACCGGGTGCTGGCGGGGCAGACCTTCCCCGACGAGGAGCGCATCACGGCCCGGGGCAAACATGTGTTGGTAATCGGTGGTGGCGATACCGGCAGCGACTGCATAGGCACGAGCAACCGGCAGGGCGCTTTGAGTGTGACCCAGATTGAGATTATGCCCAAACCGCCCGTTGGTCACAATCCCGCTACCCCTTGGCCGCAATGGCCCATCGTGTTGAAGACCAGCAGCAGCCACGAAGAGGGTTGCGAGCGGCGGTGGAGCCTCTCGTCCACCCGCTTTATCGGGGAGAACGGACGGGTGTGCGGCGTCGAGGTCGAGGAGGTCGAGTGGTTGCCGGCTCCCGACGGGGGACGTCCGCAGATGCGGCCCACCGGTCGTAAGGAGATTCTGAAAGCCGATCTGGTGCTGCTGGCCATGGGATTCCTCAGACCGCAGTTGCCGGCCTTGCCCGAGAACGTATTCGTGGCAGGCGATGTGGCTACGGGGGCCAGTCTGGTGGTCAAGTGCATCGCCTCGGGACACCGGGCTGCCGAAGAGATAGACCGCTATTGCACGACCGGCGAACGATAA
- the asnB gene encoding asparagine synthase B, which produces MCGIAAIFNIKTQSPEWRKKALAMAKKIRHRGPDWSGIYCGGSAILAHERLSIVDPQSGGQPLYSPDRKQVLAVNGEIYNHRDIRHRYEGRYEFQTGSDCEVILALYRDKGIDFLEELNGIFAFALYDEERDEFLLARDPIGVIPLYIGYDSDGTLYCASELKALEGFCERYEPFLPGHYYSSREGKMTRWYKRDWVDYDAVKDNGASVQELHDALEAAVRRQLMSDVPYGVLLSGGLDSSVISAIAKKYASRRVETDGQKEAWWPQLHSFAIGLRGAPDLAKAREVADYIGTVHHEINYTIQEGLDALRDVIYFIETYDVTTVRASTPMYLLARVIKSMGIKMVLSGEGADEVFGGYLYFHKAPDARAFHEETVRKLSKLYLYDCLRANKALSAWGVEGRVPFLDKEFLDVAMRLNPQAKMCPGKTIEKRIVREAFAYMLPASVAWRQKEQFSDGVGYSWIDTLKAMTSQAVSDEQMLHAAERFPINPPQNKEEYYYRSIFEEYFPSESAARSVPSVPSVACSTAEALAWDASFQHLNEPSGRAVAGVHEEAYEKGAREK; this is translated from the coding sequence ATGTGTGGAATTGCAGCAATATTCAATATAAAAACTCAGTCGCCCGAGTGGCGAAAAAAGGCTTTGGCGATGGCAAAGAAAATCCGTCATCGGGGTCCCGATTGGAGTGGTATCTATTGCGGAGGTTCGGCCATATTGGCTCACGAACGTCTCTCGATAGTCGACCCCCAGAGCGGGGGACAGCCTCTCTATTCGCCCGACCGTAAGCAGGTGCTTGCCGTGAATGGTGAGATCTACAACCATCGCGACATCAGGCATCGCTACGAAGGTCGGTATGAGTTCCAGACCGGGAGCGACTGCGAAGTGATATTGGCCCTCTACCGCGACAAGGGTATCGATTTCTTGGAGGAGTTGAACGGCATCTTTGCCTTTGCCCTGTATGACGAGGAGCGCGACGAGTTCTTGTTGGCCCGCGACCCCATCGGGGTTATCCCCCTGTATATCGGTTACGACAGCGACGGCACCCTCTATTGTGCCAGTGAGTTGAAGGCGCTCGAAGGCTTCTGCGAACGCTACGAACCCTTTTTGCCGGGGCACTACTATTCAAGCCGCGAGGGGAAGATGACCCGTTGGTACAAACGCGACTGGGTCGATTACGACGCGGTGAAGGACAACGGGGCATCGGTACAGGAGTTGCACGATGCGCTCGAAGCGGCCGTGCGGCGGCAGCTGATGAGCGATGTACCCTACGGGGTGTTGCTCTCGGGCGGACTCGACAGTTCGGTCATCTCGGCCATAGCCAAGAAATATGCCTCCCGACGGGTCGAGACCGACGGGCAGAAAGAGGCTTGGTGGCCGCAGCTGCACTCCTTTGCCATCGGGTTGCGCGGAGCTCCCGATTTGGCCAAGGCTCGCGAGGTGGCCGACTATATAGGTACCGTACACCACGAAATAAACTATACGATACAGGAGGGGCTCGACGCGTTGCGCGATGTGATTTATTTCATCGAGACCTACGATGTGACTACCGTGCGCGCCTCTACGCCCATGTATCTGCTGGCTCGGGTCATCAAGAGTATGGGTATCAAGATGGTGCTGAGCGGCGAGGGAGCCGACGAGGTGTTCGGCGGTTACCTCTACTTTCACAAGGCACCCGATGCCCGGGCGTTTCACGAAGAGACCGTGCGCAAGTTGTCGAAACTCTACCTCTATGATTGCCTGCGGGCCAACAAGGCCCTCTCGGCCTGGGGTGTGGAGGGGCGTGTGCCTTTCCTCGACAAGGAGTTCCTCGATGTGGCGATGCGGCTCAATCCGCAGGCCAAGATGTGCCCCGGCAAGACGATTGAGAAGCGTATCGTGCGCGAAGCCTTTGCCTACATGTTGCCTGCCAGTGTGGCTTGGCGGCAGAAAGAGCAGTTTAGCGACGGGGTAGGGTACAGCTGGATAGATACCTTGAAGGCGATGACCTCGCAGGCCGTGAGCGACGAACAGATGCTGCACGCTGCCGAGCGGTTCCCCATCAATCCGCCGCAAAACAAGGAGGAGTACTACTATCGCTCGATTTTCGAGGAGTATTTCCCCAGCGAGAGTGCCGCCCGCAGTGTGCCTAGCGTGCCCAGCGTGGCCTGCTCGACAGCCGAGGCTTTGGCTTGGGACGCC